The Chitinophaga caeni genome segment ATGCAGCAATGGTTCGAATACCGCCGTACCGGTCACCCGGCACTTCCTAAAGGACAAGGTTTGAGAAACGATGGCGTTATGCCCGCCAGGATGACTTACCCGGTATATATTCAATCGACCAACCCAACCAATTATAAAGCTGCCGTAGCAGAACAAGGTCCGGATAACATTTCAACGCAAGTATGGTGGCAGAAACCTTAATTCATGAACCATATTTCAATATTCAAACTAGCATAATGAAACATTTTAAAATATTATCACTGCTATTATTTACCATGGTAGCATTCTGGTCTTGCGAAAAAGATAATTACCCGGGTGCCAAGATCAGTCCCTTCATAGCTATTTACGATTTAAAAACACTTTACAAGGGCAATGATGTAAAACTTACAACCGGGAACATGTTCGGTTCAGATTACATTACCGGTGTTGTTGTTTCCGATCATTCAGGGGGTAATATGCCAGAAGGCTTGATCGCGGTTCAAGATAGGCGCAGGTTAAACCAACTTAGGGGAATCGCTATCCCCCTGGGCGATGAAGCTAAAAACTTCCTGCCCGGAGATTCTATCGTAGTAAATGTAAATGGAGCAACTTTAAGTAGGGTAAACGGCATCATGCAATTGTTGGATGTACCTTTAACCAGTATTCAAAAGGTTTCTTCCGGCAATGAAATCCCCGTAAACCGTATCACGACAGCAGACATCATCTCTAATCCCGATAAGTATGAAAGTACTTTGGGGGTAATCGTGAAAGGAGGATTCGATCCCCTTCCCGCACCAACAGATGTTTTAAGCGGCGATAAATTGTTAAATGATGGCTTCGGGGATATTACGCTTCACACGAATGCCAATGCATCTTTTGCCGACAGCGCGATGCCCGTAAGCGCTAATTTCTACGGAATCGTATTTAACAAGATGATCGGGGATTCATTGGCCCCCGTCTTTAACATGCGTAGCGGCGATGATTACGTAACATTAAGCTCAACGATCGAGATTACCCCGATCATTATCACGGGCTTTATTAGTGATGTGAAAGGTGGCGATGGTAATTATGAATACATACAGATGATGGCCACGCAAGATATCGATTTCAGCAAAACGCCGTTCTCGGTTGTTGTTACTAATAATGCGAATGCCTCCACACCTACGGGCTACCCTGCCAACGGGTGGGCAACCGGCGATAAGAGGACTTACAAAATTAATATGTCTAGCGGGTTTGCCGCTAAGGGAACCTTCTTCTATGTTGGTGGAACCGGGAAATCTATCAATGGCTCCGGCTCAACAAGCATCGCCTCTTCTAATTGGATCAGGTCGTATGACTATGTAAACAATGACGGGGATGACTTCGGTAGAAAAACAGGCGGCTTGTTTGCCAATAGCGGAAACGCTTCGGGTTTAGCTGTATTCAGGGGAACCGAGATTACGGTGGATACGAAACCGGTAGATGTAATATTTATTTCATCAGGCGGAAGTTTGTATACTGCCGGTCCCCCGGAAAAAGGCTACAAGATTACCAATACAGACTGGTACGATGTACGCAATCCGATTACGTTGGAAAATCAGCCTTATTATAAAAGCGGCGCCAACACCTTGTGCATGACTTATACCACTAAAGACGTTGGTTACTTCTATGTTCTAGGCGGGGAGTACAACGTGAAACTTGGCAAATGGGTGAAAGCGAGAACACAATCAAACGTGGAATTGACAAAGGAATCTACTTTAATAGAGATAGAAGGGGAAGGTGCGACTATATTAAAGCAATAATAATATCGTTATCAAATGCTAAATAGGAGAAATTTCTTAAAAAACTTGGGCTTAACCGGTTCTTTATTAACCGTTCCAGCCGCGATAGTTAACGCAAATCCATTTTCAAAGAGAGGTCGTATTGACCTCTCTTTGATTAACCTAAAAGGTAAAGTATCTGCAAATGGCAAAGGACTGGCAGGCATAGCTGTTACCGATGGTATAAACATTACACAAACAGACAAAAACGGGAATTATCAACTCACGAGCAACCCTACTGCCGAATTTGTATATATCAGCGTGCCGCGGGGTTACGAGATTCCTAGTGAAAATGGTATCGCGTCCTTTTATAAAAAAATCGATAAAAATAAAGTTGTCCAAACCAACGACTTTCAACTTACCGCATTAACAGTTGACGATACGAACCACAACTTCGTAGTGTGGGCCGATACTCAAATGCGATCAAAAGCTGATTGCGAACTGTTAAAAACACAGTCTGTACCGGATTTACAAGCACTAGTTCAATCGTATCCTAAGGGCACCCCGTTCCACGGCATCGGTTGCGGTGATTTGGTATGGGATAAATTCGAGCTGTTCAAGGATTATAAAGAGGCCATCCAAATGTGCGGAATACCTTTCTATAATGTAATCGGTAACCATGATATGGATATCGAAGCCCGTACTGACGACTTATCTGCAAATACTTTTAAAGATCAATTCGGGCCTACATACTATTCCTTCAACAGGGGCGAGCTACATTATATCGTTTTGGATGATGTATTTTATATAGGTGCAGCCAAGAGGTATATCGGTTACCTTACGGAAAATCAGCTGCAATGGTTAGAGCAAGATTTGGCAACTGTAAAGCCCGGCAGCACCATTATCCTAAGCCTGCACATCCCGACATTTACGGGCGCAGCAAGGAGGGCTAACAAGGATGAAGTGCTCGGCGGTACCGTTTCCAACAGGGAAAAACTGTACAAGATGCTTTCAGGGTTCAAGGTACATATCATGAGCGGCCATACACATTTCAATGATAATTGGGAAGAAGGCGATATCATGGAACATAATCATGGAACGGTTTGCGGTGCATGGTGGACGGGGCCTATTTGTGGCGATGGTACCCCGAGCGGCTACGGCGTTTACGAAGTAACCGGTTCGGATATAAAATGGCATTATAAATCAACGGGTTTACCCAAGGAAAAGCAGCTTCGGATTTATTCTAAAGGTCGCTTAAAAGATGCCCCTGAAGAAATTTCTGCTAACGTATGGAACTACGATCACCGTTGGAAGGTCGAGTGGTTTGAAGATGGAATTGCAAAAGGCGATATGGAACATCGTACTGCCTTAGATCCATGGGCAATAGAATTATACGAAGGTCCGCAATTGCCCAAGAAACATAAGTTCGTGGAACCTACATTAAACGATCATATGTTCTTTGCTAAACCATCAACGGATGCTAAAAAAATTAAGGTTAAAGCAACGGATAGGTTCGGCAACGTGTTTGAAGAGGAAATTTCCATGTAAATTTTACATTATTGTCCGACTAAATTTTCAACGAAAAAACTATCATCGCCTCAAAAGTTCGATTCAATGTCCACCTGCACCTTTCTTTGTACTTTTTTGCTTGCCCAAAAAAGTACAAAGAAAGGGCACAAATTGGCCATCACGGCCGCCAATTTGATCGCGCGATCCAGCTTTTGTACTACTGTGTGGCTCAGCTACGGTTCGCTATTAACAGCGCGAAGTTCCACGGTTCTCTTGGCGGGGGTACACCGGATTATGAATGTATCATCCTTCGCTTATATCCTTGACCAGGTAAGGAATTCAAGTACCTTTAAAGCATTTTTAGTCGGACAACAATGTAAATTTTATATTGAGAGGGCATGTAATCGCATGCCCTACTTTCGCAACATTGACAATATTGACCGGCCCAATTCATAGGGAACTCTTGATTCCTTTGTCTATAAGTATTTAACTCACAGCATTTCAACTTCTATTTCGTCCATAAATAAAACTTGGATATTAATATCCTGATCTCGCCAACCTCACCGTACCAAGAGGCTATTACATAAATTAATTGAATCCTGAAATTAGATAATACCAACAGGGAGCTTGATCGCGATTATCTCTAACAGGGCATTTTCTAAAATCTCCAGGACGATACGCCCTTCCATTACAAGCCCAATCTGAATACATTCACATCACTGTATGTCTAAAGCTAAAAATATCAGCCGCCGGCCAGGCTCAGTTTTTCTTGTTTCCTTTGAATGGCCAACTTCGAAGCATAATATTTTGCAAGAAAATGATACAGTATCAATTCGTGTTTCCGTTGGTTCGATAGTAGCATCCTGTTAACAAACATATGTATATAACTACTCGCTAAGTTCATTTTCTCATCTAGCGCTAATGTTTGCGAACTAAATGCTTGGCGCACTTTTCCAGATCGTTCCTTCAATATAAATATGGCAGCCTCAATCCCGTTATCATTATCCTTCCCGGGGTCGAGGATACTATGCACTTCTAGCTTTTCTTTGCGGTACTTATCATTCAACTGGATCGCCAATTCTTTAGAAGCCCCAAACTCTTGGAAGAAGGCTTCCCTTAACCGGTCCATAAATGATTGTTTCAATGTGAGGGTGAAACCAAAATCTTCCAACAACATATCGATCCCCCTAATAGTTAGCAACCACCGGTACCGCTCCCCTTCTTCTTCATTCAATAAGCTAATCAGTCCTAAAGCGCAATCGCTATCTGCTTCAAATATCTCTTCACTCATTTCCATGGTAGCATCACCATATCTCTCCAGCTCCCTTTCGTAAGTATCCAATTGAATTTTATGATATAATCCCTTGAAATCTTCCCGGTTCAACAGGTTGTAAAATTTCTCAACGATCCGCTGCCCGAATTGCTTATCAGATGGATGGTAAAACCGGAGTCTCAGGTGATGCCCCGGATCGTTATACCTTATGTAAAACCATTTCTCCATTACATGCTCCCTTTTCAATTCTTGTACCAGGGGCCAAACCGCTTCCTTTAACAAGTCCTCCAAACCGCGTGAACCCGCGTAAATCTTTAAATACAACCATTCCGATCCCGGCCAAAATGTTCTCTTAATCACCGGGACATCCTGGATTCCCGGCGGCGCGGGAGCCTTGAATAAAGGATTATGCATCGGGATAATCAATTCATTACAGAAAGTTCCGGCCTCTCCTTCAACCCAACACTGATCCTCCACCTGTAAAAACTCTTGCAACTTGGTTACATCGTACTTCATCACCTGCTTAGCCAGTACATGCAATGAAAATTCGCTTTCGAGGTCAACCAACAATTCATTATCTCCTTCCGCGATAACAATTTTAGATGGCCATCCGAATTGTTTAGCGAGTTCCTGTATTTTTTCAATTATAGCTGCCGTATCATTTTTCTTAATCCCCTCAAACTCCGACTTTTTTATGATCCAAGTTCTTTTGCTTAAAATCAATTTCCCATAACTCACCCTTGGAAAATAGTTTACATCGAATGGTAATTGCCATTGCCAAGAATAGCCCCTAGGTAAACCTTGATATTGCAAATCGCAAAGAAATTTATATACGGGTAAACCATGTTGAAAATTGTGGGCAGTGCTCATCCTCGGTATGATATATTTACCGGTACTTTTTGATCTCAACCAAACTTTTCCCTTTACCACTTTCACAAGTAAATCGTCTAACTTGATTTGATGTGGTTGCGGTGCTTGACTATTGGCAAGGTAAACGATTTCATAGGTCCTAAGATTTGGCCTGGCAAGGATATTACCTGTCCTCGATTCGGGCAAGTGTACTACTTCTGCCAAAATACAACCATCATAAGCGGTTGCTTCCCTTTCCAAACTGTCCTTAACAAAAGTTTCCAGTACGGGCAGACCGTGGCAGAACCTACCCAATAAATTCGCGGTGGAGGGGCCTCCGCAAGCACTTAAATCGAACTTAAAATGACCATTGTCGATCGAACTAGCCGATTGCCCTAACAATTTCCCGATAGCATAAATACTACTTGGAATATTTTCCGGTTCTATTTGTTTAAACCTCGTAATATCATTTCGGGAGATGCATACCTCCGCAGCATTATCCCTGGTTGCTTCCATGTATAATTGCACCTGGAACTTCATCCATTCATCGTTCAAGGTCGGCCTGCTTCCCGTCTTAGCTGGCACAACAAGATCATCAACTAGTGGAGTATGATCTGCATTACCCGCAATATAGGCCCCGTACCCGACGCCGGCCTCCGCATCCAGGGCTTCGGCCAAGGATACTTCACGTTCTTCGTAGCGTGTTGAAAATGCTGTACAAAAAGCCTCTAGATCAGGATTCGAAACAATGGGGCTAGTTAGTAACAACTCCTGGAGGCTAGCTGTAATTTCATCTAAAACATTTTTATTTATGTTATGCCCATCCGTTGCCAGGTAAAGATCGGTTTGTAATAAATCTTTGCTTTCCGTTCCCGGCAACAAGCCCCTTACCAGCTTATTAATTTCCCTGAAATGCAGGATGGAAGGACTTTCAAGTAGTTTTTCAACAGTTTTCAGCGTATGGCATAAGCGCTCTCCTCCTTTCAGACCGGCTAGCTTACCGATCAAGACCTGGAAAAATTCAGGCCCCGTAATACTCGGCTCCAGTTCACTGAGCAGCACTTGGGAGCCTATTAATTCCGATATAAAATCATCCACTTCACTTTTAGAGATATCCTCTACAATATCAAAAACACATTGCCGGATATCTTTCAACATCGCGCCATGCTCTACGAAGTTTAAAATGGCATCCAAATAACTGCTGGATTGTACAGCGGTAAGATGGTAATTACGAATTTTATTCTGAATCGAGTAAGTGGCATATCTCCAACGGTCAGCGCTCCTGTATAAGCTAGTATTGGGGAAGTACTTTAACTGTTCGCGGATGATGGGATCATCCACTATGGCCTTGACAAGTTCTCCCACGTAATTCATATCGAGCCTCGTCCGTTTGAGATGATTGCCGGTAGATTTCAGATATACATCGGTTCGGGCGCCCACCTGCAACACTTGGCAACCTGCGAACATGCCATACGGAGTACTCCTGGAACTCATCCTATCGAGGTAGCGAACCAGGGCAACCTGTAGCTTCAATTCATCCTTCTTAGAAAACTCTGCACCACCTTGCCATCTTTCCCATTCTTGATATAATTCTGGGGATGCTAAATAGATCGCTTCTTGCATATCTCCAGATGCAAAAAGCTCCCCGAGCTTAATCTTGATATTACCGGCTGACCAATCACGAACTTGTGCAACTGATTGAATGGGTAACAAGGGCGTTCTAACAACTACGTAATTTTCAGCAGAAATCATGCGCATTCACAATGGTTGAAAACTGAAATTACGATGAACAACCGAAAAAGCATATCCCGTAAAAAGGGGATTTAGTCTATTTTAAAAAAATCACGTTTTTACGGGATCATTTTCTTTAACCTTTCTTCCTAATTTTAATTATTCGCTTGCTTCATTTTAACCCGGACTCGATTAACCCGCTATAGATAAATTAGGATAATCTATTGTTTCATAAAAATCAATTAGTCATGAAAAAGACACCCGCTAAAAAATTGACGCTCAACAAGGTAACAGTTGCTAATTTAAGTTCACAAGTAAAAGAACGTGGAGACTTAAAAGCGCCTACCTACACCGGTTGTAGCTTGTTCGCAAAATGTGAACCTCCCGCTACAAAAACAACCTGCGCTTAACAAGGGCAGGAACATCTAATCATTTATTTGTCTAACCTGTAAAAGTATCTTTCCATGAAAAAGATGATTGAAAAAAAACTGAACCTCGGCAAAATTAAAGTAGCTGACCTGAGTAAAAAAACGAATAGTTCCGGCGAACAATTCATCACTCAAATAGGCTGCACAGGGGCTTCGGTTAAAATTACCTGTATTAGTCAAGGTGCGCCAATTTGCAGTGAAGACAGCTGCAGGTTCTAATATAATTATTCCTCGTTCACTGAAATATTACTCATATGAAAAAGTCGGTAGAAAAAAAGTTGCACCTGGGAAAAATCAAAGTGGCTAACTTTTCATCCCCGGTTCTTCAAGGGAATGCCCTGTTACAAACAGCTAATACTTGCAGTACGGTTTGTTCCTTTAGAATCTGCGATGCAAATACCAGTCAAACTGCCCCGGTATGCAGCGTAGATTCTTGTAGGTACTAGCATCCGGTTTGTTTTACCGGTTTTAAAGCTATTAACTATTAAGTTAATACTAAACGGTAGGATCGGCGCTTCATGATATTTACAAGAATACACTGATTATACAAGGAGTTTATATTTTAGGATGCAGCATTGCATCCCGGGATCCATTCCTATTTAAGTGTTACGGGGTCCTTCATGTAATGAACTGTTAACAAGGACCTTAGCAGATTACATATGGTAAAACCGGGAAAAACGAAGGCCGATCGATTTTAATATCCATCCCGGTCATTAGATTTTCCCGGTTTGCTATTCGCACTGGTGCCAATTTACAAGTAATGTTACCCGCAGTAAGCTGTGTCAAAAAACTTGTCTTGCAGGATAAATGCTTCAAGAATGATCGAATAACAGCCCTAGTAAAAGTAAAGTGCCGCCGGGGAAACAATAAAGTTCTACCAAGGAGTAATGATTTTTAATTGATTGAATTATGATGAATGTAAAAGGATCAGCCAACCAGGTCGTTCAACAGATTGTACAGGCCCTGGAGGAACATTACCCACATCATCCTTACCATGGCTTATTAGGAGGTAATACAGGTACCGCGTTGTTCTTTGCATATTATTACCAGCTCACAGGCGATGAAAAACTATTGGAAAAATCCTACCAGATCATCGAGCATAGTCTTCAAAGTATTGCTGATAGCAGTTTACATGCCTCACATTGCAGCGGCCTTGCAGGTGTCGGTTGGGCATTGTTGCATCTAGCCGAAATGGGTTATATCGAAGCCAATGATCTTGATAGTACCTTTAGTGATATCGATACAATACTGTCTAAAGAGTTGAGAACGGATCTTGCCAATGGTCAAACAGATTTCTTACACCAAGGACTAGGTATCGCGTTATATTTTCTTTCAAGGTTGCCTTCCGGTTTCGCGGGGGAACAATTACAATTTTTGGTGAAACAGCTTTGGGAGCACCGTATAATTTTGGACGGGGGCATCTCCTGGAAAGATCAATTCTCTACGATCAGCCAAACAACTCCCGGCAGGGATCTATTCAACCTCGGGTTAGCCCATGGCGTTCCGGCCATCATTACTATACTGTCTAAAATTTACAAGGCAGGCATCGAAAAAGAACTTTGTCACACGATGATAAATGATAGCATTCAATGGTTGTTAAGTACTAAAAACAATGACAGCTCCCCTACTATTTCCCTGTACCCTGTACTCATCGATGCAAAGGGGAATACGGCAGGAGACAGGCATAGCCGTTTAGGTTGGTGTTATGGAGATCTCGGTATAGCCTGCATGTATTTAAATGTCGGTATCAATACGCAAAATCAACAATACATATCCATTTCAGAAGAAATGTTTATGCATATTGCCAGGAATAGGGATATACAGAATGGTTCGGTTCACGATGCTTGTATTTGCCATGGTAGTTCAGGAATCGCATTAATGTTACAACAATCTTATAAGGCTTTTGGCAATTCATTGTTACAACAACGATCCAATTTTTGGTGGGAACACAGCCTTCAACAAAATACCTGGCCCGATGGCGCCGCGGGTTATAAATTTTACCACCATCCAAATTATACTACAAATTTCAACTTGCTTGAAGGAGTTTCAGGAATCGGGTTATCCTTGATACATTGCTTAGAACCAAGCCTTTCAGCTAATTGGGCGGGTGCATTACTCATCAATTGATAAATCTTATATTGTTTGATCTAAAAAATTATTTAAATTAGAAGTATTGAAAAAAAGGTGAACTCGAATTTTAAACCCGTCTAGGCTATGCTACTATGCCGCAAGCCTGCATTACTGATAACTTGAAAAACCATGATCCGCTTATTTTTTTTGGATAATCATCCATTGATTTTAGAAGGTTTGCGTGCCCTGTTAACCAACGAGGCAGATATAGAAATCTGCGGCGATGCTACTTCAGGACGATCCTGCTTAGATCGCCTGCAAATGCATCCTATAGATATCCTGTTGATGGATACCCATATAGCCGATATTGATAGCGTTCAGCTTGCAATCGAGATTAACCAGCAATACCCGTTGATCAAAATCTTGGCGTTGAGCTATCATAATGAAGACCCGAATATTCAAGGTATCCTCGCTTCAGGAGCGCATGGATGCTTG includes the following:
- a CDS encoding lanthionine synthetase C family protein; the protein is MMNVKGSANQVVQQIVQALEEHYPHHPYHGLLGGNTGTALFFAYYYQLTGDEKLLEKSYQIIEHSLQSIADSSLHASHCSGLAGVGWALLHLAEMGYIEANDLDSTFSDIDTILSKELRTDLANGQTDFLHQGLGIALYFLSRLPSGFAGEQLQFLVKQLWEHRIILDGGISWKDQFSTISQTTPGRDLFNLGLAHGVPAIITILSKIYKAGIEKELCHTMINDSIQWLLSTKNNDSSPTISLYPVLIDAKGNTAGDRHSRLGWCYGDLGIACMYLNVGINTQNQQYISISEEMFMHIARNRDIQNGSVHDACICHGSSGIALMLQQSYKAFGNSLLQQRSNFWWEHSLQQNTWPDGAAGYKFYHHPNYTTNFNLLEGVSGIGLSLIHCLEPSLSANWAGALLIN
- a CDS encoding calcineurin-like phosphoesterase C-terminal domain-containing protein, whose protein sequence is MLNRRNFLKNLGLTGSLLTVPAAIVNANPFSKRGRIDLSLINLKGKVSANGKGLAGIAVTDGINITQTDKNGNYQLTSNPTAEFVYISVPRGYEIPSENGIASFYKKIDKNKVVQTNDFQLTALTVDDTNHNFVVWADTQMRSKADCELLKTQSVPDLQALVQSYPKGTPFHGIGCGDLVWDKFELFKDYKEAIQMCGIPFYNVIGNHDMDIEARTDDLSANTFKDQFGPTYYSFNRGELHYIVLDDVFYIGAAKRYIGYLTENQLQWLEQDLATVKPGSTIILSLHIPTFTGAARRANKDEVLGGTVSNREKLYKMLSGFKVHIMSGHTHFNDNWEEGDIMEHNHGTVCGAWWTGPICGDGTPSGYGVYEVTGSDIKWHYKSTGLPKEKQLRIYSKGRLKDAPEEISANVWNYDHRWKVEWFEDGIAKGDMEHRTALDPWAIELYEGPQLPKKHKFVEPTLNDHMFFAKPSTDAKKIKVKATDRFGNVFEEEISM
- a CDS encoding DUF5689 domain-containing protein gives rise to the protein MKHFKILSLLLFTMVAFWSCEKDNYPGAKISPFIAIYDLKTLYKGNDVKLTTGNMFGSDYITGVVVSDHSGGNMPEGLIAVQDRRRLNQLRGIAIPLGDEAKNFLPGDSIVVNVNGATLSRVNGIMQLLDVPLTSIQKVSSGNEIPVNRITTADIISNPDKYESTLGVIVKGGFDPLPAPTDVLSGDKLLNDGFGDITLHTNANASFADSAMPVSANFYGIVFNKMIGDSLAPVFNMRSGDDYVTLSSTIEITPIIITGFISDVKGGDGNYEYIQMMATQDIDFSKTPFSVVVTNNANASTPTGYPANGWATGDKRTYKINMSSGFAAKGTFFYVGGTGKSINGSGSTSIASSNWIRSYDYVNNDGDDFGRKTGGLFANSGNASGLAVFRGTEITVDTKPVDVIFISSGGSLYTAGPPEKGYKITNTDWYDVRNPITLENQPYYKSGANTLCMTYTTKDVGYFYVLGGEYNVKLGKWVKARTQSNVELTKESTLIEIEGEGATILKQ
- a CDS encoding class I lanthipeptide; translation: MKKTPAKKLTLNKVTVANLSSQVKERGDLKAPTYTGCSLFAKCEPPATKTTCA
- a CDS encoding lantibiotic dehydratase, whose translation is MRMISAENYVVVRTPLLPIQSVAQVRDWSAGNIKIKLGELFASGDMQEAIYLASPELYQEWERWQGGAEFSKKDELKLQVALVRYLDRMSSRSTPYGMFAGCQVLQVGARTDVYLKSTGNHLKRTRLDMNYVGELVKAIVDDPIIREQLKYFPNTSLYRSADRWRYATYSIQNKIRNYHLTAVQSSSYLDAILNFVEHGAMLKDIRQCVFDIVEDISKSEVDDFISELIGSQVLLSELEPSITGPEFFQVLIGKLAGLKGGERLCHTLKTVEKLLESPSILHFREINKLVRGLLPGTESKDLLQTDLYLATDGHNINKNVLDEITASLQELLLTSPIVSNPDLEAFCTAFSTRYEEREVSLAEALDAEAGVGYGAYIAGNADHTPLVDDLVVPAKTGSRPTLNDEWMKFQVQLYMEATRDNAAEVCISRNDITRFKQIEPENIPSSIYAIGKLLGQSASSIDNGHFKFDLSACGGPSTANLLGRFCHGLPVLETFVKDSLEREATAYDGCILAEVVHLPESRTGNILARPNLRTYEIVYLANSQAPQPHQIKLDDLLVKVVKGKVWLRSKSTGKYIIPRMSTAHNFQHGLPVYKFLCDLQYQGLPRGYSWQWQLPFDVNYFPRVSYGKLILSKRTWIIKKSEFEGIKKNDTAAIIEKIQELAKQFGWPSKIVIAEGDNELLVDLESEFSLHVLAKQVMKYDVTKLQEFLQVEDQCWVEGEAGTFCNELIIPMHNPLFKAPAPPGIQDVPVIKRTFWPGSEWLYLKIYAGSRGLEDLLKEAVWPLVQELKREHVMEKWFYIRYNDPGHHLRLRFYHPSDKQFGQRIVEKFYNLLNREDFKGLYHKIQLDTYERELERYGDATMEMSEEIFEADSDCALGLISLLNEEEGERYRWLLTIRGIDMLLEDFGFTLTLKQSFMDRLREAFFQEFGASKELAIQLNDKYRKEKLEVHSILDPGKDNDNGIEAAIFILKERSGKVRQAFSSQTLALDEKMNLASSYIHMFVNRMLLSNQRKHELILYHFLAKYYASKLAIQRKQEKLSLAGG